The Erigeron canadensis isolate Cc75 chromosome 4, C_canadensis_v1, whole genome shotgun sequence genome window below encodes:
- the LOC122595772 gene encoding vesicle transport v-SNARE 12-like, with translation MSEALFEGYERQYCELSTNLSRKCNSASSIIDPEQKSKEISELQSGLDEADVLIRKMDLEARSLQPSVKAMLLAKLREYKSDLTKLKKEVKKLASAKGGQTAHEELLESGMVDAHMASAGQRERMEMSTERLNQSSDRIRESRRAVFETEEIGVSILQDLHQQRETLLNSHAKLHGVDDAIDKSKKVLTSMSRRMSKNKWILGSVIGAFLLAIIFILYYKIFH, from the exons ATGAGTGAAGCACTATTTGAAGGATACGAAAGACAGTATTGTGAGCTGTCTACGAATTTATCCAGAAAATGTAATTCAGCTTCTTCTATTATTGATCCAG AGCAAAAAAGCAAAGAGATTTCAGAACTACAATCTGGATTAGATGAGGCTGATGTTCTG ATAAGAAAAATGGATCTTGAGGCAAGAAGTTTGCAGCCAAGTGTGAAGGCAATGCTGCTTGCGAAGCTTCGAGAATACAAATCGGATTTGACCAAGTTGAAAAAGGAAGTTAAAAAACTTGCTTCAGCTAAAGGCGGTCAAACTGCACATGAAGAGTTGCTCGAGTCCGGAATGGTCGATGCTCATATG GCTTCTGCAGGTCAACGAGAAAGAATGGAAATGTCAACTGAGAGGCTAAATCAATCTAGTGATAGAATTAGAGAAAGCAGGAGAGCTGTGTTTGAAACAGAGGAGATTGGGGTCTCAATACTTCAAGATTTGCATCAACAACGAGAAACTCTCCTAAACTCGCACGCAAAG CTTCATGGTGTGGATGATGCGATTGACAAAAGTAAGAAAGTGTTGACATCTATGTCAAGAAGGATGTCAAAAAACAAGTGGATCCTTGGTTCAGTGATTGGAGCCTTTTTGCTTGCAATCATCTTTATCTTGTATTATAAGATTTTTCATTAG
- the LOC122595767 gene encoding uncharacterized protein LOC122595767, with amino-acid sequence MESISTVSTSIILPPFHHHRRRLTSATRFLHPDHHRHLFHSISTSNPRLKPYRIESKLNAVAGNNGEENEEVDEALRLDGSIPGSSNQFVEQVSSRAYDMRRHLQQSFDSSSYDVLEANPWREDSKAVYVLTRRENQLCTMKTRMNRSEVERELGMLFSKGRKSRNQTKKPTANKFQMLVEDVRDGVLVFEDETEAAKYCDLLQGGGQGCEGVAEVDASSVFDMCQKMKALAVLFRRGRTPPLPESLKLNLSAKKRSLEDQEDFM; translated from the exons atggaatccATCTCCACCGTCTCAACCTCAATCATCCTACCTCCTTTCCATCACCACCGCCGTAGACTCACCTCCGCCACCAGATTCCTTCATCCCGATCATCACCGTCATCTTTTCCATTCAATTTCAACTTCAAACCCTAGGTTAAAACCTTACAGAATCGAATCTAAATTAAACGCCGTTGCCGGAAATAACGGAGAAGAAAACGAAGAAGTTGATGAGGCGTTAAGATTAGACGGAAGTATACCTGGTTCTTCAAACCAGTTTGTTGAACAAGTTTCATCACGTGCGTATGACATGCGTCGTCATCTTCAACAATCTTTTGATTCCAGCAGTTATGATG TATTGGAGGCCAATCCATGGAGAGAAGATTCAAAAGCTGTCTATGTGTTAACCCGCAGAGAAAACCAGCTGTGCACAATGAAAACACGAATGAATCGCAG TGAAGTTGAGAGGGAACTTGGGATGTTGTTTTCCAAAGGACGCAAGTCAAGAAATCAAACAAAGAAACCAACAGCCAATAAGTTCCAAATGCTTGTGGAGGATGTGCGGGATGGAGTGCTT GTATTTGAAGACGAGACCGAAGCAGCAAAATACTGTGATCTGTTGCAAGGAGGAGGTCAAGGTTGTGAAGGGGTTGCAGAGGTTGACGCCTCATCG GTATTTGATATGTGCCAGAAGATGAAGGCACTTGCTGTTTTGTTTCGAAGGGGAAGAACACCTCCTTTACCAGAAAGCCTTAAGCTTAACTTGAGTGCTAAGAAGCGCTCCCTTGAAGACCAAGAGGATTTTATGTGA